A genomic window from Archaeoglobus profundus DSM 5631 includes:
- a CDS encoding DNA-directed RNA polymerase subunit D — protein MRIEILEESDLKVRFILHNAPIALANSFRRAMKSLVPTMAVDYVVFYMNTSFLYDEIIAHRIGLIPIKTDLERFNMPDKCVCGGEGCPNCQVSFRLNVEGPKVVYSGDLISEDPEIKPVYDNIPIVELYEGQQLMIEAVARLGTGKEHAKYQPVSACYYKIIPEIIVKDNCNNCGNCVSACPRNILRLNGKVEVTDILSCSMCRECVKVCEENAIDVVETDNYLFAVEGTGALPVKVVMKKALEILKEKAEEMNRIILEII, from the coding sequence ATGAGGATTGAGATACTCGAAGAGAGCGATCTCAAAGTAAGATTTATACTCCACAACGCTCCGATAGCTCTAGCCAACTCTTTCAGAAGAGCTATGAAGAGCTTGGTTCCAACTATGGCTGTAGATTACGTAGTATTCTACATGAATACATCATTCTTATATGATGAAATAATTGCTCATAGAATAGGTTTGATCCCCATAAAGACCGATCTAGAGAGATTTAACATGCCTGACAAATGCGTATGTGGTGGGGAAGGTTGTCCAAACTGCCAAGTTTCGTTCAGATTGAACGTTGAGGGGCCTAAGGTCGTTTACTCTGGAGATTTGATCTCCGAGGATCCTGAGATCAAGCCAGTCTACGACAACATACCAATAGTCGAGCTGTATGAGGGACAACAGTTGATGATCGAAGCGGTTGCAAGGTTGGGGACTGGAAAAGAACACGCAAAGTATCAGCCAGTTTCTGCATGCTATTACAAGATAATACCCGAAATAATTGTTAAGGATAACTGTAACAATTGTGGAAATTGTGTCTCAGCGTGTCCTAGAAACATTCTAAGGCTGAACGGTAAAGTCGAGGTAACAGATATACTATCCTGCTCCATGTGTAGGGAGTGCGTTAAAGTTTGCGAGGAGAATGCAATAGACGTTGTCGAGACCGATAACTACCTCTTTGCGGTCGAAGGAACGGGAGCCTTGCCAGTTAAAGTAGTGATGAAGAAGGCCTTGGAAATACTCAAGGAAAAGGCTGAGGAGATGAACAGAATAATCCTCGAAATCATATGA
- a CDS encoding metallophosphoesterase family protein, with translation MKVGLISDVHGNLIALEVVLDHLNHCDEIYCAGDVVGYYPFPNEVIELFKENDIKSVMGNHDYAVVTGDFFGFNVYAREAGEWTRKHLKEENLDWLMNLPLSIETEWFNIYHGMPADDLRALEEYIFPEDPRIEYSLEELEKNVVVGHTHIQFVKWHKGLFFANPGSVGQPRDGDPRSAFAIYDTEKNEIELRRVEYNIQEVYEAVIEAGLPEFLGERLFRGY, from the coding sequence ATGAAGGTAGGCCTAATCTCAGACGTTCATGGCAACTTAATAGCTCTTGAGGTCGTTCTCGACCACTTAAATCACTGCGACGAAATCTACTGCGCTGGAGACGTTGTAGGTTACTATCCATTTCCGAATGAAGTTATCGAGCTTTTCAAGGAGAACGATATAAAGAGTGTTATGGGAAACCACGATTATGCAGTTGTAACGGGAGATTTCTTTGGATTTAACGTCTATGCTAGAGAGGCGGGAGAATGGACTCGAAAGCATTTGAAGGAAGAAAATCTTGACTGGCTCATGAACCTGCCTTTGAGCATTGAGACTGAGTGGTTCAATATATATCATGGAATGCCCGCAGACGATTTAAGAGCTTTGGAGGAGTACATCTTTCCAGAAGATCCCCGCATAGAATACAGCCTAGAAGAGCTTGAGAAAAACGTTGTAGTGGGGCACACTCACATTCAGTTTGTCAAGTGGCACAAAGGATTATTCTTCGCAAACCCGGGAAGTGTAGGACAGCCGAGGGATGGAGACCCTCGCTCAGCATTTGCAATCTACGATACTGAGAAAAACGAGATAGAGCTTAGGAGAGTTGAATACAACATTCAGGAGGTTTACGAGGCTGTGATTGAAGCTGGTTTACCTGAGTTTCTAGGCGAGAGATTATTTAGAGGCTATTAG
- a CDS encoding DNA topoisomerase IV subunit A, whose product MNSLSKLLSIVENIYDQMKRGEIPEIKLTTRTKQNIEFKESSEVWVYGDKKSVRSAKSVKGAYQLLRMVYVIGFLKEQLSQNRSSTLRELYYISENWGIAKFNEQMESDRLIEDLEILTGLQRESFNVRPEEDGATVFGDIKIREKTRRGERVIHCQDDVGEAGYQIPTNVDNIEFLECNADFVIAIETGGMRDRLVENGFDEDYNAIIVHLKGQPARSTRRLLRRLNTELGLPVVVFTDGDPWSYRIYASVAYGSIKSAHLSEYLATPSAMFVGIRPSDILKYKLPSDKLTDEDIKALNAILSDPRFDSDFWRREIKLQLELGRKSEQQALAKYGLSFVTDVYLPERLTELGILKR is encoded by the coding sequence ATGAATTCATTATCCAAGCTACTGAGCATAGTCGAGAACATTTACGATCAGATGAAGAGAGGTGAAATTCCCGAAATCAAGCTGACTACGAGAACAAAGCAGAATATAGAGTTCAAAGAAAGCTCTGAAGTGTGGGTTTACGGTGATAAAAAGTCAGTTAGATCGGCTAAGAGTGTTAAGGGAGCTTACCAACTTTTGCGAATGGTTTACGTCATAGGATTTTTGAAGGAACAGCTTAGCCAAAACAGGTCTTCAACATTGAGAGAACTCTACTACATATCGGAAAATTGGGGAATTGCAAAATTCAATGAGCAGATGGAAAGTGATAGGCTGATAGAAGATTTAGAGATCCTAACTGGTTTGCAGAGGGAATCCTTTAACGTTCGTCCGGAGGAGGATGGGGCAACGGTTTTTGGGGACATAAAGATCAGAGAGAAAACTAGAAGGGGTGAAAGAGTTATTCACTGTCAGGATGACGTTGGAGAGGCAGGTTATCAGATTCCCACAAACGTTGACAACATCGAGTTCCTTGAGTGTAATGCCGATTTTGTGATAGCGATAGAGACGGGAGGTATGAGAGATAGACTTGTCGAGAATGGCTTTGATGAGGATTACAATGCGATAATAGTACATCTCAAGGGTCAGCCAGCGAGGAGCACTCGTAGACTTTTGAGAAGGCTAAACACCGAATTAGGATTACCGGTTGTGGTGTTCACAGATGGTGATCCATGGAGCTACAGAATTTATGCGAGCGTCGCCTACGGTTCTATAAAATCCGCTCATCTCTCAGAATACCTAGCAACACCCTCAGCCATGTTTGTTGGCATAAGGCCGTCTGACATACTCAAATATAAACTTCCATCGGATAAGCTTACGGACGAAGATATCAAAGCTTTAAATGCTATTCTATCTGATCCTCGTTTTGACAGCGATTTTTGGAGGAGAGAGATTAAGCTTCAGCTTGAATTGGGTAGAAAGTCGGAACAGCAGGCTCTGGCTAAATACGGTCTCAGCTTCGTAACGGATGTATACTTGCCTGAGAGGCTTACAGAGCTGGGTATTTTGAAGAGATAG
- a CDS encoding KamA family radical SAM protein translates to MSWKKELKRNVRTVDELKEYVNIPQDVEEKLRKVVEIHPMNVTRYYLSLIDWNDSNDPIKRMAIPSPDELSCLEGDYDTSGEHENTKMRGLQHKYSETALVLATNRCAVYCRYCFRKRMVGLTRDEVIRRLDRAVKYIEEHEEVTNVLISGGDPFVLDNKIIKRFLNKLVEIPHLDFIRFGSRVPVTFPMRLNDDDLPEILGEFAELKRIYVVTHYNHPKEFTEESTGAIKRLLDNGIVVSNQAVLLKGVNDDPYTLAELHRLLVRYGIVPYYVFQCRPVKRVKGIFQVPLKEGYKIVERAKAMLDGHSKRFRYIMSHRTGKIEIVGVDGDYIYLKYHQAKDKSMLGKLFRMKLTENAGWLDDLEVAE, encoded by the coding sequence ATGAGCTGGAAGAAGGAGTTGAAAAGAAACGTCAGAACTGTTGATGAGCTTAAGGAATATGTTAACATACCTCAAGATGTCGAAGAAAAGCTGAGGAAGGTAGTTGAAATTCATCCGATGAATGTCACTAGGTATTACCTATCTCTTATCGATTGGAACGATTCGAACGATCCCATAAAAAGGATGGCAATTCCTTCACCAGATGAGCTTTCGTGCTTGGAAGGTGATTACGATACAAGCGGTGAGCACGAGAACACGAAGATGAGAGGGTTGCAGCATAAATATTCTGAAACCGCTCTAGTTTTGGCAACGAACAGATGTGCAGTCTATTGCAGATACTGCTTCAGGAAGAGAATGGTCGGCTTGACTAGAGATGAGGTTATAAGGAGGCTCGATCGAGCGGTAAAGTACATCGAAGAGCATGAAGAAGTTACAAACGTGCTTATAAGCGGTGGCGATCCATTCGTGCTCGATAATAAGATTATAAAGAGATTTTTAAACAAGCTCGTCGAAATTCCTCACTTGGACTTCATAAGGTTCGGGTCGAGAGTTCCCGTGACTTTTCCAATGAGGCTTAACGATGATGATTTACCAGAGATTCTCGGAGAATTTGCAGAGCTTAAGCGAATATACGTCGTTACGCACTACAACCATCCAAAAGAGTTCACGGAAGAATCTACGGGTGCTATTAAACGTTTGCTTGACAACGGTATAGTTGTTAGCAATCAAGCTGTGCTTTTGAAAGGGGTTAACGATGACCCATACACCCTTGCCGAACTGCATAGATTGCTTGTTAGATACGGTATAGTACCATACTACGTCTTCCAGTGCAGACCCGTTAAGAGAGTTAAGGGAATATTTCAAGTTCCCCTCAAAGAGGGTTACAAGATTGTTGAAAGAGCCAAGGCTATGCTTGATGGACATTCAAAGCGATTCAGATATATTATGTCGCACAGAACCGGTAAGATCGAAATTGTAGGTGTAGATGGAGATTACATATATTTAAAATATCATCAAGCTAAAGACAAGTCGATGCTTGGCAAATTATTCAGGATGAAGCTTACGGAAAATGCAGGCTGGTTGGACGACTTGGAGGTGGCTGAATGA
- a CDS encoding Nif3-like dinuclear metal center hexameric protein, with translation MKLHEIVEFLDDFLKVKEWQDKSNNGLQIEGKEDVNKVAFAVDACMDVFRKAKEIGADIIVVHHGLIWGGIDYVKGVVKRRLEFLLKNDISLYAAHLPLDAHPSVGNNAQILKALDLEPTESFGVYQGKEIGYIGVYDESKPLDYVLEMVREKINPSLTVLNFGDKDVRRVGVVSGRGSFALSEAVERNVDLFITGEQDHSTYHLAKESGINVVFAGHYATETFGVKALMRVVGGEFEVDVEFIDVPTGL, from the coding sequence ATGAAGTTGCATGAGATTGTCGAGTTTTTGGACGATTTTCTGAAAGTTAAGGAATGGCAGGATAAATCGAACAACGGTTTACAGATTGAAGGAAAGGAGGATGTTAACAAGGTAGCGTTTGCTGTGGATGCATGTATGGATGTGTTTAGGAAAGCTAAGGAAATTGGGGCGGATATAATCGTAGTTCATCATGGCTTGATCTGGGGTGGGATAGACTATGTGAAGGGAGTTGTTAAGAGGAGACTTGAGTTTCTGCTGAAGAATGATATCTCCCTCTATGCAGCTCACTTGCCTCTGGATGCACATCCGTCAGTTGGTAACAACGCTCAAATTCTCAAAGCACTCGACTTAGAGCCTACTGAAAGCTTTGGTGTGTATCAGGGCAAGGAGATAGGATACATCGGAGTTTACGACGAAAGCAAACCGCTTGACTATGTTTTGGAGATGGTTAGAGAGAAAATTAATCCTTCTCTGACTGTCTTAAACTTTGGAGATAAAGATGTAAGGAGGGTTGGAGTTGTTTCTGGGAGAGGTAGCTTTGCTTTGAGTGAGGCTGTTGAGAGGAATGTCGATCTCTTCATAACTGGAGAGCAAGATCACAGCACCTACCACCTGGCAAAGGAAAGCGGTATAAATGTCGTTTTCGCTGGACATTATGCAACGGAAACGTTTGGTGTGAAAGCTTTGATGAGAGTTGTGGGAGGGGAGTTCGAAGTCGATGTCGAGTTCATAGACGTTCCGACCGGACTCTGA
- a CDS encoding radical SAM/SPASM domain-containing protein produces MNIQIELTNRCPFECDYCVRKIWSAKPCDISLERVKDLIETFDPERIALYGYGDPTIHKNVRDIVRIAKKRAEVVMVTRNYNFRENIDLLVYSIDTLSEFKKVEGYPVSIIITKDNADLIRKVTGKAKEVYLTNLIPYNREMYEKTAFAEISKKMLDVCIDIIGDENFLRNLVKMDKNAVERYRKMLEVVENVNVRYLVDKADRILTALKFESLLSELNVNKPNMFAGERKCPYENYVFVRADGKIFPCMELAYEHPLYLGYSTLTVECKSADKSLPYPWCGDCQFLEGCWFVENGFDCYGYECGCSRCLFSVGIARCLI; encoded by the coding sequence ATGAACATTCAGATCGAGCTTACAAATCGATGTCCATTTGAGTGCGATTACTGTGTAAGGAAAATCTGGAGTGCAAAACCTTGTGATATATCCCTTGAGAGAGTTAAGGATTTGATAGAGACGTTCGATCCTGAGAGGATCGCGCTTTACGGCTATGGCGATCCTACAATCCATAAAAACGTTAGAGATATAGTCAGAATTGCCAAGAAAAGGGCTGAGGTAGTCATGGTTACAAGGAATTATAACTTTAGAGAAAACATCGATCTCCTTGTCTACTCTATTGATACTCTTTCAGAATTCAAAAAGGTTGAAGGATATCCTGTTTCGATAATAATAACGAAGGACAATGCTGATCTGATAAGGAAAGTTACTGGAAAAGCGAAAGAAGTTTATTTGACTAACCTTATCCCATACAACAGGGAGATGTATGAAAAGACAGCTTTTGCGGAAATTAGTAAGAAGATGCTTGATGTTTGTATAGACATCATTGGAGATGAGAACTTCCTGAGAAACCTTGTCAAGATGGATAAAAACGCAGTTGAGCGTTACAGAAAGATGCTCGAAGTCGTGGAGAACGTGAATGTGAGATACCTCGTCGATAAGGCTGATAGGATTTTAACAGCCCTCAAGTTTGAATCCCTACTCTCGGAATTGAATGTGAATAAGCCAAACATGTTCGCCGGTGAGAGGAAATGTCCCTATGAGAATTACGTCTTTGTAAGGGCGGACGGCAAAATTTTCCCGTGCATGGAATTAGCTTACGAACATCCTCTTTATCTGGGTTATTCAACATTGACTGTTGAATGTAAAAGTGCAGACAAAAGTCTACCTTATCCGTGGTGCGGGGACTGTCAGTTTTTGGAGGGCTGCTGGTTCGTTGAAAACGGATTCGATTGTTACGGATACGAATGTGGATGCAGTAGATGTTTGTTTAGTGTTGGAATAGCAAGGTGTTTAATTTAA
- a CDS encoding signal recognition particle protein Srp54: MALEALKEAVRKITRSATVDKALVEEIVKDIQRALIKADVNVRHVKEISDAIKKRALSEEVLEGLNPREHIIKIVYEELLKGIGEGLEIPLKKSKIMLVGLQGSGKTTTTAKLAKYFKDKGLRTAVVCADTWRPAAYDQLKQLAENYGIAFYGERESKDAVKIVENALKKLKDYDMIIIDTAGRHALEKELIDEMIEIAKVANPDYKLLVLDAAIGQLASKQAKAFHEAIGIDGIIITKFDGTAKGGGALSAAREIGIPIAFIGTGEKVEDFERFDPAGFVSRLLGMGDIKALIEKVERVAKQEELDPEKFLKGTFTLKDIYKQIEAMQKMGPIKKIFELLPFGFGLKVDDNIMEMTQEKMKKFKVIMDSMTEEELLNPKIIDSSRIRRIAIGSGTTPQDVKELLRYYRTMKNVMKKMKKLEKGKLPLKFKKLGF, encoded by the coding sequence ATGGCACTCGAAGCTCTCAAGGAGGCAGTTAGGAAGATCACTCGATCAGCAACGGTTGATAAAGCTTTGGTTGAGGAGATAGTTAAGGATATTCAGAGGGCTCTAATCAAGGCTGACGTTAATGTTCGTCATGTTAAGGAGATAAGCGATGCCATAAAGAAGAGAGCTCTGAGCGAGGAGGTCTTAGAGGGACTTAATCCGAGAGAACACATCATAAAGATAGTCTACGAGGAGCTTTTAAAGGGAATCGGTGAAGGCTTGGAAATTCCCCTCAAAAAGTCAAAGATAATGCTTGTAGGTTTGCAGGGTAGTGGTAAAACTACCACAACTGCAAAACTAGCCAAGTACTTCAAAGATAAGGGTTTAAGAACTGCAGTAGTCTGTGCTGACACATGGAGACCTGCTGCATACGATCAGCTTAAGCAACTGGCTGAAAATTATGGTATAGCGTTTTACGGTGAGAGAGAAAGTAAGGATGCTGTTAAGATAGTTGAGAACGCTTTAAAGAAGCTCAAGGATTACGACATGATCATAATCGACACAGCCGGTAGACACGCTTTGGAGAAAGAGCTCATAGATGAGATGATCGAAATTGCTAAGGTTGCAAATCCCGACTACAAACTCTTGGTTTTGGATGCCGCAATAGGACAGCTCGCATCTAAGCAGGCTAAGGCGTTTCATGAGGCTATAGGCATAGATGGTATAATCATAACGAAGTTCGACGGAACAGCTAAAGGAGGAGGGGCTTTGTCTGCTGCAAGAGAGATAGGTATCCCAATAGCCTTCATAGGAACAGGTGAAAAGGTTGAAGACTTTGAGAGGTTTGATCCCGCCGGATTTGTCTCAAGGCTTTTGGGAATGGGAGACATTAAAGCTTTGATTGAGAAGGTTGAGAGAGTTGCCAAACAGGAGGAACTCGATCCAGAGAAGTTCTTAAAAGGAACCTTCACCTTGAAAGACATCTACAAGCAGATCGAGGCTATGCAGAAGATGGGGCCTATAAAGAAGATTTTCGAACTTCTACCCTTTGGCTTCGGCTTAAAGGTTGATGATAACATCATGGAGATGACTCAGGAAAAGATGAAGAAATTCAAAGTCATAATGGATTCTATGACTGAAGAGGAGCTACTAAATCCAAAGATTATCGATTCTTCAAGGATAAGGAGAATTGCAATAGGTAGTGGAACAACACCGCAGGATGTGAAGGAGCTTTTGAGGTATTACAGAACGATGAAAAACGTCATGAAAAAGATGAAGAAGCTTGAAAAGGGCAAGCTGCCTCTGAAGTTCAAGAAGTTGGGATTTTGA
- a CDS encoding ATP-binding protein yields MKLLVCGKGGSGKSTITALIAKSLARRGYRVLVVDGDESNLSLHRLLGVEKPKELKDLFGSRREIFEKAKNLGIRRIEEIPEEFVARKDRIRLVCVGKIHSFGEGCACPMGALLREFLKGLKLNENEFVIVDAEAGIEHFGRGVEEGCDAVIFVLDPTYESRVMAERIKSMNIDKKMYFVLNKFDERFSDFLSDLDVVAKIPFSEKIFLACLKGEELKCDIEEVEKLVDTILNQEHARGSFLQY; encoded by the coding sequence ATGAAGTTACTCGTGTGCGGAAAGGGTGGAAGTGGAAAGAGCACAATAACAGCTTTAATTGCAAAATCGCTTGCGAGAAGGGGTTACAGAGTTCTGGTTGTTGATGGAGATGAGTCAAATTTGAGCTTGCACAGACTTTTGGGTGTTGAAAAGCCGAAAGAACTGAAGGATTTGTTCGGAAGTAGGAGAGAGATTTTTGAGAAAGCCAAAAATTTGGGAATAAGAAGAATAGAAGAAATTCCAGAGGAGTTTGTTGCTAGGAAGGATAGAATAAGGCTTGTCTGCGTTGGTAAGATTCACAGCTTTGGGGAAGGGTGTGCATGCCCAATGGGTGCTCTGCTGAGAGAGTTTCTGAAGGGCTTAAAGTTGAATGAGAACGAATTCGTTATTGTAGATGCTGAGGCAGGAATTGAGCACTTCGGAAGGGGTGTTGAGGAGGGGTGTGATGCGGTTATCTTCGTTTTAGATCCTACATACGAATCCAGAGTTATGGCTGAAAGGATCAAATCGATGAATATTGACAAAAAGATGTACTTCGTTCTGAACAAGTTCGATGAGAGATTCAGTGATTTTCTAAGCGATTTAGATGTAGTGGCTAAGATTCCATTTAGCGAAAAAATTTTCTTGGCTTGCCTGAAGGGAGAAGAGCTTAAATGCGATATTGAGGAAGTCGAAAAGCTTGTTGATACAATTTTGAACCAAGAACACGCTCGAGGTAGCTTTCTTCAATACTAA
- a CDS encoding phenylacetate--CoA ligase family protein, which produces MPYSDKYWQKEEILPRRELEEIQLKRLKWVAKHAYENVPFYRKAFKEKGVHPDDIRTLDDVARLPFTNKNHLIENYPFGLFAVPKDEIVRIHTSSGTTGKPKVVGYTARDLENWINLCARCLYMVGIRKKDVFQNMVSYTLFTGGLGFHYAAERIGAMVVPSGTGNTKRQIQFMLDFGTTAIHCTPSYALHIKEVAESMNIDPSEIGLRIGCFGAEPWSESLRRKLEDSFGLKAYDSYGLSEMNGPGVAFECEEQNGLHIWIDHYLVEVVDPESGEVLSEGEKGELVLTPLTKEALPLIRYRTGDITYIMDDECSCGRTHPKIHRILGRTDDMLIVRGINIFPSQIEHVLMKIPEVGDSYQIVLTKRGALDEMTVRVEVKDEFFTGELADLERLKKKIENALREELGIRVNVELVEKGTLERFEGKAKRILDLRR; this is translated from the coding sequence ATGCCATACTCTGACAAATATTGGCAGAAGGAGGAAATTTTGCCTAGGAGAGAACTCGAGGAGATTCAGCTTAAAAGGTTAAAGTGGGTTGCTAAGCATGCTTACGAGAATGTTCCATTTTACAGGAAGGCGTTTAAGGAGAAGGGTGTTCATCCGGATGATATAAGGACGCTTGATGATGTTGCGAGGTTGCCGTTTACAAATAAGAACCACCTTATAGAGAATTATCCCTTCGGCTTGTTTGCAGTTCCGAAGGATGAAATAGTTAGAATTCATACGTCAAGCGGAACAACTGGAAAGCCAAAAGTTGTAGGATACACTGCAAGAGACCTTGAAAACTGGATAAACCTTTGTGCCCGCTGCCTCTACATGGTAGGAATAAGAAAGAAGGATGTCTTTCAAAATATGGTGAGCTATACGCTCTTTACCGGTGGACTGGGATTCCACTATGCGGCTGAGAGGATTGGAGCGATGGTCGTTCCATCTGGCACGGGAAACACCAAGAGGCAGATTCAGTTCATGCTCGATTTTGGAACTACTGCAATTCACTGTACACCGAGCTACGCTTTACACATAAAGGAAGTGGCAGAATCTATGAACATCGATCCAAGCGAAATAGGGTTGAGAATAGGATGCTTCGGTGCAGAGCCTTGGAGCGAATCCCTTAGAAGAAAGCTGGAAGATTCCTTTGGCTTAAAAGCTTATGACAGCTACGGCTTAAGTGAGATGAACGGGCCGGGAGTTGCTTTTGAATGCGAGGAACAGAACGGTTTACACATCTGGATAGATCACTATTTAGTTGAAGTTGTTGATCCGGAAAGTGGCGAGGTTTTGAGTGAAGGAGAAAAGGGAGAGTTGGTTTTAACACCTCTAACAAAGGAAGCTCTACCTCTGATAAGATACAGAACTGGTGATATAACGTACATCATGGATGATGAGTGCAGCTGTGGAAGGACACATCCAAAGATTCACAGAATTTTGGGAAGGACAGACGATATGCTCATCGTTAGAGGTATAAACATCTTCCCAAGCCAGATAGAGCACGTTTTAATGAAAATCCCAGAGGTTGGAGACAGCTATCAGATCGTTCTAACTAAGAGGGGAGCTTTGGACGAGATGACCGTAAGGGTTGAAGTTAAGGATGAGTTCTTTACGGGTGAACTAGCAGATTTGGAAAGGCTCAAGAAGAAGATCGAGAACGCTTTGAGAGAGGAGTTGGGAATAAGGGTCAACGTTGAGCTTGTCGAGAAGGGAACTCTTGAGAGGTTTGAGGGAAAGGCTAAGAGGATTTTAGACTTAAGGCGTTAG
- a CDS encoding cation diffusion facilitator family transporter — protein MRELRAGKISAIVNVFLTIIKVVAGILVNSTALIADGIHSLIDVFGSVLVWIGLKIANKPPDELHPYGHIKAESLVELAVGLIIVISALTIIHEAVISLMEKSIPDFEFYALIIALFSAIVNEVLARYKIKVGMETKSSSLVAEGKHSRVDVISSLSVFVGYIFVGLGYWWMDPLVAIVISVLILQMGFGILKNAVNSLMDKVDPELALKIRSIVEDIEGVEGVEFVGVRGTWKAKIVEVHISINPGMSAEIIDALEREIEERIRHAVSDVVRVVTVVKVKKQVVVAIPEDGSGNYTGELDSPYFTIANLSTNEIFRIENPHYGAERRKGYLIAELLSKYGVNVVVVRRIGEGAKSHLRSRGIFVRFEEGKSVEEILEKIANALSLKSS, from the coding sequence GTGCGAGAACTGAGAGCTGGAAAAATATCTGCAATCGTAAACGTTTTTCTGACAATTATCAAGGTTGTAGCCGGTATTCTCGTCAATTCAACAGCTTTAATTGCAGACGGCATTCATTCGCTAATTGATGTCTTTGGATCGGTTTTGGTTTGGATTGGACTTAAGATTGCGAATAAACCGCCAGATGAACTTCATCCCTATGGCCATATAAAGGCTGAGAGCTTGGTTGAGCTTGCCGTCGGCTTGATAATTGTTATTTCAGCCTTAACAATAATTCATGAAGCAGTTATCAGCTTAATGGAGAAATCTATTCCAGATTTTGAGTTCTACGCCTTGATTATAGCTCTGTTTTCAGCAATTGTGAACGAAGTACTTGCAAGATATAAAATAAAGGTCGGAATGGAAACAAAGTCATCTTCGCTCGTGGCTGAAGGTAAGCATTCTAGAGTTGATGTAATATCATCGCTCTCTGTGTTCGTTGGTTACATATTCGTTGGACTGGGGTATTGGTGGATGGATCCGCTCGTTGCAATAGTCATATCGGTTTTGATACTCCAAATGGGATTTGGAATTTTGAAAAATGCCGTAAATTCGCTGATGGACAAGGTAGATCCTGAATTGGCTCTAAAGATTAGGTCCATTGTTGAGGATATAGAGGGAGTTGAGGGAGTCGAGTTTGTGGGTGTTAGGGGAACTTGGAAAGCAAAGATAGTGGAGGTTCATATCAGCATCAATCCGGGGATGAGTGCCGAAATAATCGATGCCTTGGAGAGGGAAATTGAGGAAAGGATTAGGCATGCCGTTTCGGATGTGGTTAGAGTCGTTACAGTTGTTAAGGTTAAGAAGCAAGTAGTCGTTGCCATACCTGAGGACGGAAGCGGAAATTATACTGGAGAATTGGACTCACCTTACTTCACCATAGCAAACCTTTCGACAAACGAAATTTTTAGAATTGAAAATCCTCATTACGGGGCTGAAAGGAGGAAAGGCTATTTGATAGCAGAGCTTTTGAGTAAATACGGTGTGAATGTCGTTGTAGTTAGAAGGATAGGAGAAGGAGCAAAATCTCATTTAAGAAGTAGAGGTATTTTCGTTCGATTTGAAGAAGGGAAATCTGTCGAGGAAATACTCGAAAAAATTGCTAACGCCTTAAGTCTAAAATCCTCTTAG